The Elaeis guineensis isolate ETL-2024a chromosome 14, EG11, whole genome shotgun sequence genome has a segment encoding these proteins:
- the LOC105057628 gene encoding F-box protein SKIP5, whose product MAKRRREDGSGSAVAASSSAASPINNLDDGCLMQIFSFLSPIPDRYNTALVCHRWHYLACHPRLWLRVERPMKNIEPGVFPNVEAAISAARPGDTILIAAGGNHVASNIQIQKPLCIMGGGELPDDTILTCSRGSDSALEFLSTCKVANLTIRAELGCCLLHRSGKLTIEGCILQCEENPLDYLSFPIVSTASGCGAFTPSVKGHGDCVTVARTRIEGGAKAVRTSGNLVLQHVRAIYSRTSIFFWFEVGEQQVSAKA is encoded by the exons ATGGCGAAGAGGAGGAGGGAGGACGGCAGTGGGTCGGCGGTGGCGGCGTCTTCCTCCGCTGCCTCGCCCATAAATAATCTAGACGACGGATGTCTCATGCAAATCTTTAGCTTCCTCAGCCCCATCCCAG ATCGGTATAACACTGCCCTCGTTTGCCACAGATGGCACTACCTGGCATGCCACCCTCGGCTATGGCTGCGTGTGGAGAGACCCATGAAGAACATAGAGCCTGGAGTATTCCCCAATGTTGAGGCTGCAATATCTGCTGCAAG GCCTGGTGATACCATCCTGATTGCTGCTGGTGGGAATCATGTGGCTTCTAACATCCAGATTCAAAAGCCTCTTTGCATT ATGGGGGGTGGTGAACTTCCGGATGATACCATTTTGACCTGTTCTCGTGGCTCTGACAG TGCATTGGAGTTTCTTTCCACATGCAAGGTTGCAAACTTGACAATCAGAGCAGAGCTGGGGTGTTGCCTGCTTCACCGAAGTGGGAAATTAACCATTGAGGGGTGCATACTTCAGTGTGAAGAAAACCCTTTGGATTATCTCTCCTTCCCAATAGTGAGCACAGCCAGTGGATGTGGTGCATTTACCCCATCGGTGAAGGGACATGGAGACTGTGTCACAGTCGCTCGGACAAGAATCGAAGGGGGTGCTAAGGCAGTTCGAACCAGTGGGAACCTGGTGTTGCAGCATGTGCGAGCCATTTATTCACGGACTTCAATCTTCTTCTGGTTTGAAGTTGGCGAACAGCAAGTATCTGCCAAGGCATGA